In Desulfobaculum bizertense DSM 18034, the genomic stretch CGTTTTTTTTATTGTAATATAGCCATCAAGATAAAAGACATAGCCATTTGCCGATGCCAAAAGCCGGTTTCCATCGTTCGGGTCTATGCGAGTATTTTCTCCTGACGGAAAATCACGCGAGGCGCACTCAAAGACCCACGGTGTCGTGTCCTCTGGTTTTTCTTCCCGCCACTCCGCAAGAAGCTCACCTTCCCGAACATTTTGCACATAGCCGAGGTTGTAGTAATCAACATTTCCGTCAACGCGTTCCCGAGGCAGGAGATTTTCATAATCAAAATCAGGATCAAAGTGATGTACCAGGTAGTATGACATAGGCAGTAACTCGCAGGGCGTGCACTACAACAATAATGCAGCCCGTTCCTCATCTGTTCGAAGAATCTTAAAAAATGACGACAACTGGACCAGTTCGAGAGTTTTCAGCACCTGAGGTCGAGGACGATAAAGGTAGAGGGAACGGTCCTTTGCCTCAAGTTCTGATGCAAAAGCAACGAGAAAGCCGATTCCAGAGCTATCAATAAACGCCACTTCCGACAAATCCAAAATCACAAAAGTGTAGCGCCCTTCTTCCAGTGTTTTTTGAATTTTTTCCCGAAGCTCGGGAATGCACTCCAGAGTCAGCTCCTTTCGGAACGAAAACAGTACGGCAGGTCCCTCTCGTGAACTCATACAATCTTCCATGCTGATCCTCCAGGTTTCATCTCCAAACGAACAGTGCTTCCCTCTGCTGACGAAACAATCTCAACCGAATCCATAAGCTGCTGCATCATGAACAGCCCTCGTCCAGAACCCTGCTCTGCTGGGGGCAAAGTCCACGGCTGAGGCGGCACCTCAAAACCTGTGCCGCAGTCTTCCACAGTACACAAAAGCCGTGCTCCAGTTTCCAGAGACAGGGTCAGGCGCACAAAGCCCGGCTTTCCACCATAGGCGTGAGCCAGCACATTAGCGCAGGCTTCATGCAGGGCCAGCCGAAAGGATTCCACGGCTCGCCCGTCCCGCAGACAGTCGTCCACGGCCCGCAATAGCGGCTGTACAAACGCAGCAAGATTTTCTGCGCACAAAAAGCCCTCGCGAGAAAGCTCCGGAGCAGCAGGGAGAGCACAGACAAAGAGCGCAGTCGCATCGTCGCGCGGCGCTTCTCCACGCATTTCCTGAATATTTCTCAAAAGACGCGTTGGGAAATTTTCCCGAAATGCTGTCAGCTCAGAGTCCTGCTGCGACAGCCCCCTGTCCATCATCTCAATGGCATATTCCCAAAAAGCTTCGGCATCAAAATACTCATCGGCCGAAAGAGAAAAATCATAAAAACCATCTGTATAAAAGAGTATTCCCGCTCCGGGACGCAGGACATAATGCCGCTCAGGAAATCGTTCCTCCGGGAAAAATCCCAGCATCCGTGCGCAGGGACACAAAAAATCCTGCTGCCGCTCCCCCACCAAAAGTGCGGGGCAGTGGCCTGCATTCACCATGCGGACTGCGCCACAGCGCAAGTCACAGTCTGCGGCCAGAGCCGTGACAAAATCTTCTTCGCGACCAATAATTTCGCAGAGCTGGGAATTGAGGAGAGAAAAGGTCTCGGAAAGAGAAAGCTGCCGTTCGCAGGAGACATGAAAAAGCGTCCGGACTATGGCCATCAAAAACGCCGCGCGCGCACCGTGCCCAGAGACGTCTGCAACAATCATCCGCAGCACACCATCCGAAAGCCGCACGCAGTCAAAATAGTCTCCACTCGCCCGGCCAGAGGGGGCGTAGACGCTACTCACCTGCGCAGTCAGACATCCCTCGTCAGGAAAAGAAGGGCACAGAAAGAGCCGTCCCTGAAAGCTGGGCAAAAGCCGCTGCTGGAGCGAGGCCACAAGGTGTATTTCTTTCTCCACAGCATCACGGGCAGATCGCAGGCGCTGGAGCAGGCGGAGCTGGCGAACCCCAACCGCAACCCGCGCCAAAAGCTCGGAACGGTCCACAGGCTTATATAAAAAATCATTGCAGCCCGCGCCAAAGGCACGAAGCTTTCCTTCGGGATCGCGCGACGACGTCAGCACCGTAATACTCACCTCTTCGTCACCGTAGACCTCACGCAGGGCATGGATAACGTCGATCCCATCCATGTCGGGCATGTTCAGATCCAGCAGGAGCAGGTGAGGCTGAAAGCGCAAATAGCAATTCACCGCCTCCCGGCCATCCGCGGCAGACTCGACCACATACGAAAAATCCGCCAGCATTTCGCACAGCATCTGGCGGAGCACTGCGTCATCGTCCACCACAAGGATTCGTATGGCATCTGCTTTTTCTCTGCCTAACGCGCCGTGAGACATGCGACTCCTCCGCAGCTTGGCGAGCAGCGCAACACGCAGCCCGAGCTTGCACCAGAACGCACTCAGAGGCAGGATACGGCTCTGAGCACAGCTCCATTAAAAAGCTTCCAAGGAAATCTTATGGAATTTTTCGCATATCAGCAAAGCGACATCCCAGAAATTCAGGCTCTCTTTCACCAAACCTTTGCCGACTCCGAAGGAGAAGCAGAAGGCAAAATCATTGGTGAACTGGCCGCAGAACTCCTCACACGCACGCCCCAAGAGGACCTGTACTGCTTTGTGGCCAAAAATGAGAACAACAAAGAACTGGCTGGCTGCATCATCTTCTCCCGAATGCAGTTTGAGCAGCCCGTCACAGCATTCATTCTCTCACCTGTTGCCGTGCTCACGCCATATCAGGGACAGGGCATAGGACAAAAGCTCATCCGCTTTGGCCTGGATAAACTCAGGCAGGACGGCGTAGAGCTGGCGTTCACTTACGGCGACCCGAGCTTTTATTATCAGGTTGGATTCGAACAAATCCCAGAAACACACATCAAGGCTCCCCAGCCTCTGAGCTACCCCATTGGCTGGCTTGCCCAGTCCCTGACCGAGGCAGCCGTGCCCCATATCCCGGGAAAAAGCTCCTGCGTTCCAGCACTCAACAACGCAGAATACTGGTAAGCTTTAGCTCCCAAAACAAAAAAACGGCGTCCTCCCCACATCAGGGAAGACGCCATTTTCTTTGCAAAAGTCTATCGCAGATCAGAACAAATCAGCACTGTCCAAAAGAAGAGTCACAGGTCCCCAGTTACACAGGGACACATCCATCATGGCCCCAAATTCACCATGCTGGACCTGACCGGGCAAGCGCTGCTCAAAATCCTGCAAGAGCTGCTCATACAGGACTTTAGCCTCTGCGCCGGGTGCGGATTTGTTAAAGGACGGTCGACGTCCCTTTCGGCAGTCTGCATACAGAGTAAACTGCGAGACCACCAAAAGCTCTCCGCCAAAATCCCGAAGTGAAAGATTCATCTTGTCATTTTCATCAGGGAAAATGCGCAGATCCAGCACCTTGTTCAGCATGGAGGCCCAGACTTTGCTTTTGGGCAAGTCCTGACTGTCCTCCGCACCAAAACCAGCCAAGACAAGCAGACCCTGCTGAATTTTCCCTATGCAGGTTCCATCAACATCAACCTGCGCACGAGAAACACGCTGGAGATGAAGCCGCATCGCTACTCCTCAAAATAGGTTGCAGTCTGGGCGGGCTTTTCGCTCACGCTCACAGATTTCACATCCACACCAGAACCAGCAAGGCGTGCTTCCAGTCCCTTGTAGATATGACGGGCAATATTTTCAGATGAGGGGTTGTGGACGGCAAAGGCCGGATGCTCATTCAGGTGGCAGTGGTCCATGTCTCCAAGGATTTCCTTGAGCATGTTCTTCAGGACCTTAAAGTCCACCAGCAGCTCCGTGTCCTGACTCAGCGTGTCACCCTCGACCTGAGCTTCCACCATAAAGTTGTGGCCATGCATCCGCTCGCATTTGCCTTCATAATGCCGCAGCTGATGGGCCGCAGCAAAATCTTTGCGTACAGTCAGACGCCACTTGCCTTTTTTTTCGCTCATTGTCTTCTCTCTTTCCCAAAAGCAGCGCTACAGGGATTCAATGTCTTTCCAAAATTCTTTTGTCGGGGAAACGCTGTACTTTGGTCCAAGCTGCATCTTGCATTCGACCTCGTCCATTCGCAGCAAAAGCTGCACGCGAACCCCGCCGGTATGGCGAGCCAATACATCCTTGAGTCGACGCCGTCCACCTTCGGTCAGATCGTCTTCCCCCTTGATGAGCAGGACAGGTTCTTCGTTTCCGGCCAGCGCACCGCCAAGAATCTTAATCTCATCTGCAATGAGCTTGGCTTTTTTCGGAGCACCTTCATCATCGTTTGGCCCACCGTCACGGTCACTCACCTTACCGATAAGCAAAAGGGGCTGATCCTGTTCCAGAATCTCACGGCTTTTCGCGTAGGTTTCCGGGAACATGACGGCTTCGCCAACGCCTGTGAGGTCTTCGATGTCGCAGAATGCCATCTTCCCGCCCTTCTGGGTGATGTGTTCCTTGCGACCTGTCACCATGCAGGCAACCCGAACCTCTGCGCCGCCGCCATAGTCAGCAACCTGCAAAAGAGTCGGAAGTTTCATGCGGGCCAGCTCGTGCCGGAAAGATAGAAGCGGATGGCTGGAAAGATAGAAGCCTAGGGCCTCTTTTTCAAACTGAAGCTTTTCATCATCTTCCCATTCTTCAACCGTGGGGCCATCGGTATTCAGCCCTGTTCCGGGGAAGGAAGGCATCTCCATGCCGGACATCGCCATGAGTGACATCTGGCCAGAATTTTTGTCTTTGGCCTTTTTCTGGGCAATGGCAACAACACGTTCCAAGGCATCCAAAAGCGCAGCGCGGGGAACATCAAAGCAGTCCAGTGCTCCGGCCTTGATAAGATTCTCAAGAACACGCTTGGTCACCTTTCGCAGGTTTACCCGTTCGCACATGTCGAGCATGCTCTTGAATTTCCCACCTTCCGTTCTGGCATCAACGATTTCACGAATAGCTTCGTCACCAACGTTTTTGACACCAGCAAGGCCGTAGCGAATCTGGCCGTCCGCAGGCACGGTGAAGTGCCGCATGGAGCTGTTCACGTCCGGAGTCAGCATCTCAATGTCCAGATCACGGCACGCGGAAATGTATTTCAACACCTTGTCGGTGTTGTTCACTTCCGAGGTAATCATGGCGGCCATGAATTCTGTGGGATGATGCGCCTTGAGGTACGCCGTATGATAGGAAATGAGGGCATACGCTGCGGAGTGCGACTTGTTGAAGCCGTAAGCCGCAAACATTTCCATCAAGTCAAAGATTTCTTTGGCCTTTTCCTGAGGAACGCCGCGCTTTTTGGCACCATCATAGAACGTGTGGCGCTGCTCTGCCATTGCTTCCGCGATTTTCTTGCCCATTGCACGACGGAGCAGGTCAGCGCCACCAAGGGTGTAGCCTGCGACCACCTGAGCAATCTTCATAACCTGTTCCTGATACACAATGACGCCGTAGGTGTCCTTGAGCACAGGCTCCAGTTCTGGCAGCGGATATACGACAGGCACTTCGCCATGCTTACGCTTAATGAACTCTTCGACCATGCCCGAACTCAGCGGACCGGGTCGGTACAGGGCGAGCATAGCGATAAGGTCTTCAAAGCAGTTGGGGCTGAGCATTCGCAGGTATTTGCGCATACCATCAGACTCAACCTGAAAAATGCCGTCAGTGTCGCCACGGGCATACAAATCATAGGTCGCGGGATCATCAAGGGACAGGGTGTCCAGATCGGGCGCATCCTTGCCTCGCTCAGCAATGATGTCCACCGCGTCCTGAATCACGGTCATGGTTCTCAGGCCAAGAAAGTCAAACTTAACCAGCCCGACTTTTTCGACATATTTCATGTCGTACATGGCCACTGTTTCGCCCTTCTTTCCTTTGTAGAGCGGAAGGAAGTTCCACATGTCACCGGGTGAGATAACAACACCGGCAGCATGTGTGGAGGCGTGGCGGTGCAGGCCTTCGAGCCTGCGGGAAATATCAATAAGCTTCTTGACCCTGCTGTCTGAATCCATCTTTTCACGAATCTCAGGCTCCATTTTCAGAGCCTTGTCGATGGTCATCTTGAGGTCTTCAGGAATCAGCTTGGCGATTTCGTTCACTTCCGGGAACGACATGCCCATAGCGCGGCCAACGTCACGGATAACAGCCTTGGCCTTCATGGTGCCAAAGGTCGTAATCTGGGCCACAGAGTCCTTGCCGTACTTGGTGCCCACATACTTGATAACTTCGGTTCGCCGACGTTCGCAGAAGTCGACGTCGATATCAGGCATGGAAACACGTTCGATGTTCAGAAAACGTTCGAACAGCAAGTTATACGGGAGCGGATCAAGGTTGGTGATACGCAGGGAGTAGGCAACAAGTGAACCAGCCGCAGAACCACGGCCGGGACCAACCGGGATATGGTTACGCTTTGCCCAGTTAATAAAGTCCTGCACGATCAGGAAGTAACCGGGGAAGCCCATTGTCGTGATGACATCAAGCTCCATCTCAAGGCGTTCCCAGTACACCTTTTCATCAACCTCATAAGGGATGTGAGCGAGACGCTCGCGCAGGCCATCACGCGCCATGTCGCACATGACGTCATCAAGGCTTTTGCCCTCTGGCACGTCATAGACCGGGAAGAAATACTTGCCCATACGGATTTCGACATTGCACTGCTCAGCAATGCGCACCGTATTTTCAATAGCTTCCGGGCAGTCAGCGAACTCTGCTTTCATTTCTGACGGGGGCCGGAAATACAGCTCATCCGTCTCAATCTTGAAGCGCTTGGGGTCATCAATGGTGGTGTTGGTCTGCACGCAAAGCAACAGCTCATGGGCTTCATGGTCCGCAGCGGTCAGATAGTGGCAGTCGTTGGTTGCGACCAGCGGCAAATTGGTGTGAGCAGCCAGCTCCTTGAGCTTGGCATTCGCCTCATTCTGCACCTCAAGGCCGTTGGCCTGCACTTCAATATAAAAACGATTTGGGAAAATCGATTCATACAGCTGAGCGGTTTCAATGGCCTTGTCCATGCCCTCATGCAGAACATGCTGCACGACTTCACCCTGAATACAGGCCGACAGGGCAATGATACCCTCATTATATTTGCGCAAAACATCGTGACTGACACGGGGCTTGTAATAGAAGCCACGCAAATAGCCCTCGGTCACGATTTTGGCCAAGTTATGATAGCCCACGAGGTTCTGGGCAAGAAGGACGAGGTGATAGCGCTTTCTGGCGTCAGCCCCCTCGAAATTCGTATGCGGTCCCTTGGACACATAGACTTCTGAGCCAATGATGGGCTTGATGCCCTTGGATTTGGCTTCCACAAAAAACTTGGCCGCAGCAAACATGTTGCCATGATCGGTCACGGCAACAGCTGGCATCTTATATTCTATTGCCTTGTCACACAGGTCGGGCAGCCGAATGGCGCCGTCAAGGAGACTGTACTCCGTATGGCAGTGCAGATGGACAAAATCAGACATGAATCGCCTTCTCTGAAGGATTGGAACGAATGAAAACAGAAAACGGGTGAGACCTAGCAGAAAACCGCAGCGGCAACAAACTGCCCCCAAGGTGGTTTTTGGGCCAAAAAGAGCGCCAGACTCCCCGTGTTCTCCAAAGATTCTTCTGGGATACGACGACACAGAACCAGAAGATTGGACTTTTTTCTTGCAATTGCTTGAAGCCTTTTTCTAGCACAGTTACGCCCGCACAGCACCCTTCTCTTTCCGCACTTTATTTTTATGCTTTAGCAAGCATGTCAACTACAAAACAACAAGAAAGAACAAGCTTCTATATTTAGAAAATTGCCTCAAGACAGAAAAAATATAAAATTATAGAATAAATGAACTTTATGACATATACATAATGTATATACATTGACAGAATATCAAAAATTTTTTCCTTCCTTTCTTTCTTTTAAATTTTGTTTCCATTTCGTTAGTCAAAAACAAAAGATCTCTGTGTTCCCTCTTTTCTCTCAAATCATCGTACAAAGACATCCACAAAGGAGGACTTTATGAACGATGAGAACTCTCGGAGGAACGCCCCGTCACAACTGACCAGACGTCAGTTCCTTTCTCATTCAGCAGGGGGTCTCACGGCAAGCCTTCTGCTCCTCAAACAAACGGGTTCACTCGCCTTTGCCATGCATCCCGGCGGCGAAGACGCCCAACTCCCTCCAGCAAAATATGAACTTCGTTTTGACGAGAAGCTCTGTGCGGGATGCGCCTACTGCGAAATCGCCTGTGCCCAGTACCACGCAGGACATGCAGACATCACCGCCTGTCGCAACCGTTTTGTTCTCAAACCTGTACTCACCTTTACGGGACTCAGTGCCCTCTCTGCCAATGCTCCAGGGCACCCGCAGGCTCTTTCCACCGCACATTTTGCGGAATTTTCAGAAAACGAATTCTGCCATCAGTGTGCCTCCCCGGAATGCCTTGATGCCTGCCCCGAAAACGCCATCACAGTTTCACCACAAACAGGGGCACGCCTTGTTAACCAAAGTCTGTGTGTCGGCTGTGGTGAATGCGTCGACGCCTGCCCGTATGGCATGATTCACCTCGACGAAAACACAGAAACAGCCGTCAAATGCGATCTTTGCGGCGGAGATCCTCAGTGCGCAGCATGGTGCCCCACTGGTGCAATCAGCTATCACAAACTGTAAATTCACAAGGAGCGTCCCATGAAGGACACTGTTTACGGGAATATGGGTACAATTCTCCGCGTGGATCTTAGCACGGGGAAAATCATTCGCGAAGACTCCACCCCATACCTGAAAGACTGGATAGGCGGCCGTTGTCTCGCCCATTATCTGCTTTTTAACGAACTCGACGTAGCACGAGTTGGCCCACTTTCTCCAGAAAATCGAATCTACATTGGCACGGGTCCCCTTGCAGGGACCACCTTCCCAAGTTCCGGGCGAACACACGCCTGCTTTATCGCCCCACTCAATTATTCCGGCTGGGGCGACTCGAACTGTGGCGGTCACTTTGGCCCAGCCCTCAAGCGTTGCGGCTTTGACATGCTGGTTCTTTCCGGAAAGGCCCCAAAACCTGTTTATCTGCATATCAAAAACGACGACATCAAGCTTGTCCCGGCAGAAGACTTATGGGGCAAGGGCACCATAGACACTCAGGCGGAACTCATTGCCCGACACGGTGAGCGCTGCAAACTTCTGTGCATCGGGCAGGCAGGAGAACACCAGGTTCTCTTTGCCAACGTCCGTACAGAAATGACCAACTCAATGGGACGCTGTGGACTGGGGGCTGTCTTTGGCTCCAAGAACCTCAAGGCCGTCGCAGCACAGGGCACCAAGCCAATTCGTCTCTTTAAGCCCAAAGAATATTACGCGGTCACGAAACAGCTTCGCGATGACCTCCTTGACCCCAAATTCGGCAAAGTTCACAGCGCGACATATAAAGTCATGTCAAACTGGGGCACGCCGGGCATTACAAATCTTATTGGCACAACGGGGATGGTTCCCATTCGCAACTGGCAGCAATGCGGCATTGACCCCAAATTCTCACGACTGGTCCACAGCTGGAATACGGAACACGGAACTCGCAGGGAATCCTGCTTTTCTTGCCCTGTACACTGTCACTCCGCCTATGCAGTCAAAGACGGCTACCCTACTCGAGGTGGAGGGCCAGAATACGAAACAACCACAGCACTGGGCCACAAATGTGACGTGACAGATGACCGGGCCGTACTCAAGCTCAACAGCATGTGTAATGATTATGGCCTTGATACGGTAGAATTTGGGGCGCTCTGCTCAACGCTCATGGAATTGCGGGAACGAAACATTATTGACCGGGACTACCTGAATGGCCTCGACATGCAATTTGGCAACGCCGATGCCATGATCGAACTCATGCCGCAAGTCGTGTTCCGAAAGGGTCTGGGCAAAACACTCGCTGATGGTCCCTGGAGGGTCTGCAAGCGCCTTGGGGAAGAAGCACTTCATTCCTGCTATCACCAGAAAGGCATGTGCGCCACGGGAGTCGAAACACGCTCCACCATTGGCTCCATGCTTCAGTTTGCAGTTTCACCTCGCGGTTCACACCATCTGAACGGACTTCCGACAGCCGAATGGGTGAATATCCCAGATATTGCGATCAAGGTTGCCGGATACAAGGAAGCAGGAGACGTCCGCTCCTACCACCCACAGGCCAAGGCAAATCTCGTGAAATATTATGAAGACATGTTCTTCCTTTCCGACAGCCTTGGCATCTGTAAATTCAACTTTGGGCACCTTGCCTACTGGCATGACTCCGGCAAGGACCTTGATTACATGTATGACCAGATTATCAAATCCATTTATTACGCCACGGGAATACAGTATACAGTCAAGGAACTGTTCCAGATATTCGATCGGAGCAATCAGATTGAACGGGCAAGCATTGTTATGCGAGGCTGCCGACGCAAGGACGATCAGCCCAACTGGAAATGCCTCCACGAATCCTGCCCTGGACAGCATCCTGTCGGACCGATTCCCCTCCCACCCATTGACTCAAAAAAGTACAACCGAGTTCTGGATGCCTATTATGAGGCCAGAGGCTGGGACAAAGAGACTGGCATTCCCAAAACCCGCCAGCTCAAAAAACGGGGATTAGACTTTGTCGCCCAAAAAATGAACGCGGCACTTCCTCACGCATAAAAAAAGGCCAGGGCATATGCCCTGGCCTTTTCCCGACAATTCATCTTAGCGGATATTCTCGATCCGAACCAGCTGACTATAATACGCAATTCCCCCACCGCCATCCGTCGCACGAGGAGCAACAAGGGGATTCACGCAGCGGGAAAACCGCATCCATCCGCCCCGGCGAACCACAAGAGCCTCTGGATGAACACTGTCATCAAGACGCAGGTCAACCTCAAGTTTCCCATGCGGACTCACAATCTGCACCGGAGCATTCAGGTCAATATTTTTCAGCGCCGGGCTTTTGGGTGAAATCCACGCCCGCAAGGCTCCAGAATGCGGTTCTTCCAGACGCTGGGAATGCAGAGAATCTTTTCGCACCAGAGACAAAAGACTCAGCGGATATTCAGAACTTCGCTCTTCATCGCTCAAAAACTCTGGAGCATGATACAGCCCATCGTCAGTATCAAACTGCATCCCCTCATACGCAACGTCCTGGAACTCACAGGGCAAAAAGCCTTTTTCTCGTAGTTCCTCAAGGGACCCATTCACGCTGGGGCCAAGCCCGTAGCGCAGCATTTCTTCTTTGTCAGGAAGAACAAGCGGCTCCTCCAGTCGCTCGGCAATTGCCTGCACGATGTCCCAGTCATTGCGCACACCCTCTGGCGGCTCGCAGACCTTGGCCGCCCAGTTCACGCAATTATGCATCCCGGAATCAACGATTTCCTCTCGCTCCAGCATAAGCGCACAGGGTAAAATCACATCAGCCCGCAGGGTCGTGTCATTAAAAAATGCATCCACAGCAACGACAAATCCTGTACGGGCAAAGGCGTCAGCAATCGCATTGCCATCAGGGAGCTGGTTTACAGGATTTGTGCCCTGCACAAAAACAAATTCAAAAGGAGTCTCCTCTTCCTGCATGCAGCGCCCAAGCCGATGCAGCGGCATTTCCCGTGGCGGAGCAGGAGAAAAATCCTCTGCCCATGAGCGCAGGAACAGTCCGGAAGCCAGATTATAATACGTTCCGCCCCCACTTCTCCCCATGTTTCCAGACAACATGGCCGCAGCATTGATATACCGCACATTTTCCCGCCCATGCACATAGCGCTGCAAACCAAGCCCAACAAGAGTGGCACAGGGTCCGTTTGTGTACAGCTCCACAAGGCGGTTCAAATCCGCTCTGTCCACCCCGCAGGCCTGCAAAAGTTCTGCCTCATCAAGAGCAGCGAGTCGTGCCTCAAAGGCAGAAAAATCACGCGTCGCCGCCTGAACATCTTTGGACACACCAGCAGCAAGAAGTCGTCGACACAGGGCCGCAGCAAGAAAACGGTCTGTCCCAGGCCGAATAAACAGCGTCTCGTCAGAGAATTCCCGAGCAGTGTCAGCAGTTGGCGTAATGCTCAAAACATGCGTGCCATTTTTGCGGGCCTTGGCCACCGCAGCACTCAAATGCAAATAGGCTCTTGTGAGGTCACGCCCCCAGTTCACGATACTTCTGGCCTTGTACAACTCTGTCACACGGCTATGCCGAACAGAGCCAAAATCATCACGAAAGGCGTTATTTCCTGTGGTTGCGCAGGGGGAGCCACTCGTTCCGGAAGCCCCAAGAGTTCGAAAAAACCACCGGGAAATATCACTATACAAACCGCGATACCCATATCCCTGCACATGGAGTATTCGCTCTGGTGTTTTTCGTAAGCGGTCCAGACGGGAGCAAATAAGTTTCAAGGCTTCATCCCAGCTCACAGGCCAATAATTCGCCCCAGACCTGACAAGAGGCTGGGTTATACGGTCAGGACTTGAGAGGCGTTCTCCTATCCGTTTTTGTTTTGCGCAACAAAAGCCTGCTGTAAAAGGATGGTCCGGATTCCCTCTCAGGGATATTTTCCCATCTTTTTCAACAGCTACAAGAAGAGAACATGCATCAAAGCAGTCCAGAGTGCATGCTGTTAGCTGCTCGTTTTTCTTCATACTCCACGTCCTATAATATGCTCTGCATGAGGTCAAAAGGCTTTTTGTTCCAGCAAGGGACAAATTGCCAAGCCACGGGCAGAACGGTATGACATAGGCCATGTCACAGGAATACGACATCCCCGCAGTTTCCCGCCATCAGGCGGAAGACGTCATAAAACGCAGTCATTTTATCACGACCCTTTCCCACGTCCAAAGCGTTGAAGAGGCGCGTGCATTCATCGCAGAAATCAAGGCAGAGCACCCAGATGCAACGCATAACTGCTGGGCTTTCAATGCTGGTCCGGCAGGAGACACGGCCTTTGTTGGCTGCTCTGACGACGGTGAACCTTCCGGCACAGCTGGCCGTCCCATGCTCAACGTGCTGAACCACTGTCCTGTTGGCGAGATAGCCGCAGTGGTCACCCGGTATTACGGTGGCATCAAGCTTGGGACAGGCGGCCTTGTTCGGGCGTACTCAGGCATGGTGCAGCTTGGGCTGGACACTCTTCCTACAAAGCGCCGCTTTGAGGCTGCATCTGTGCACATTGGCATTGAGTATCGGCACATCACACTTTTTAAGCGAATGCTTGAGCGCCACGAAGCCGAAATACAGGAAGAAAATTTTGGGACGGACGCCCAGTTTATGCTTCGTCTCCCAAAGCGAAACCTTGAGACACTGTGTGCGGAGCTTGTTGAGATGACTGACGGCATCGCGCGAATTCACGTTCAAAAGTAAGACAAGGCCATGCTCACAGCATCACACGTACGCGGACGACTGGCTCCAAGCCCAACAGGACATCTCCACCTTGGCAATGCCTGGGCATTTTTGCTGTGCTGGCTTGCAGTACGCAAGGCAGACGGCACAGTTATTCTGCGCATGGAAGACATCGATCCAGATCGCTCCAAAACGGAATTTGCCACAGACATCATCACCGATCTCCACTGGCTTGGTCTGGACTGGGATGAAGGACCCGACTGCGGCGGAGACAACGCGCCATATACGCAAAGTGAAAAGCTGGACCGCTATGCAGAGGTCATTGCCCAGCTCTCAGAGCGGGGGCTAACCTACCCTTGTTACTGTACGCGAAAAGAGCTTCGTTCTCTGGCATCAGCGCCGCATAAGGGAGAATTTGGTCCAGCCTACCCCGGAACCTGCCTGCACCTGAGTGCATCGCGCAAGGCAGAGCTGGAAGCTGCGGGACGGCGCCCCTCCCTTCGACTTCATGCAGACAGCCCAGACCTGAGCTTTCATGATAGACTTTGTGGAGATCAGCACCAGACATGGGAAGAATGCGGCGGTGATTTCCCGCTGCGCCGCTCGGACGGAGTTATTTCGTACCAGCTGGCCGTGGCGGTGGATGACATCGACCAGAACGTGACGCTCGTCATGCGCGGGGATGACATTTTGCACTGCACGCCGCGCCAAGTGTACCT encodes the following:
- a CDS encoding 4Fe-4S dicluster domain-containing protein; this encodes MNDENSRRNAPSQLTRRQFLSHSAGGLTASLLLLKQTGSLAFAMHPGGEDAQLPPAKYELRFDEKLCAGCAYCEIACAQYHAGHADITACRNRFVLKPVLTFTGLSALSANAPGHPQALSTAHFAEFSENEFCHQCASPECLDACPENAITVSPQTGARLVNQSLCVGCGECVDACPYGMIHLDENTETAVKCDLCGGDPQCAAWCPTGAISYHKL
- the dnaE gene encoding DNA polymerase III subunit alpha, with translation MSDFVHLHCHTEYSLLDGAIRLPDLCDKAIEYKMPAVAVTDHGNMFAAAKFFVEAKSKGIKPIIGSEVYVSKGPHTNFEGADARKRYHLVLLAQNLVGYHNLAKIVTEGYLRGFYYKPRVSHDVLRKYNEGIIALSACIQGEVVQHVLHEGMDKAIETAQLYESIFPNRFYIEVQANGLEVQNEANAKLKELAAHTNLPLVATNDCHYLTAADHEAHELLLCVQTNTTIDDPKRFKIETDELYFRPPSEMKAEFADCPEAIENTVRIAEQCNVEIRMGKYFFPVYDVPEGKSLDDVMCDMARDGLRERLAHIPYEVDEKVYWERLEMELDVITTMGFPGYFLIVQDFINWAKRNHIPVGPGRGSAAGSLVAYSLRITNLDPLPYNLLFERFLNIERVSMPDIDVDFCERRRTEVIKYVGTKYGKDSVAQITTFGTMKAKAVIRDVGRAMGMSFPEVNEIAKLIPEDLKMTIDKALKMEPEIREKMDSDSRVKKLIDISRRLEGLHRHASTHAAGVVISPGDMWNFLPLYKGKKGETVAMYDMKYVEKVGLVKFDFLGLRTMTVIQDAVDIIAERGKDAPDLDTLSLDDPATYDLYARGDTDGIFQVESDGMRKYLRMLSPNCFEDLIAMLALYRPGPLSSGMVEEFIKRKHGEVPVVYPLPELEPVLKDTYGVIVYQEQVMKIAQVVAGYTLGGADLLRRAMGKKIAEAMAEQRHTFYDGAKKRGVPQEKAKEIFDLMEMFAAYGFNKSHSAAYALISYHTAYLKAHHPTEFMAAMITSEVNNTDKVLKYISACRDLDIEMLTPDVNSSMRHFTVPADGQIRYGLAGVKNVGDEAIREIVDARTEGGKFKSMLDMCERVNLRKVTKRVLENLIKAGALDCFDVPRAALLDALERVVAIAQKKAKDKNSGQMSLMAMSGMEMPSFPGTGLNTDGPTVEEWEDDEKLQFEKEALGFYLSSHPLLSFRHELARMKLPTLLQVADYGGGAEVRVACMVTGRKEHITQKGGKMAFCDIEDLTGVGEAVMFPETYAKSREILEQDQPLLLIGKVSDRDGGPNDDEGAPKKAKLIADEIKILGGALAGNEEPVLLIKGEDDLTEGGRRRLKDVLARHTGGVRVQLLLRMDEVECKMQLGPKYSVSPTKEFWKDIESL
- a CDS encoding aldehyde ferredoxin oxidoreductase family protein — translated: MKDTVYGNMGTILRVDLSTGKIIREDSTPYLKDWIGGRCLAHYLLFNELDVARVGPLSPENRIYIGTGPLAGTTFPSSGRTHACFIAPLNYSGWGDSNCGGHFGPALKRCGFDMLVLSGKAPKPVYLHIKNDDIKLVPAEDLWGKGTIDTQAELIARHGERCKLLCIGQAGEHQVLFANVRTEMTNSMGRCGLGAVFGSKNLKAVAAQGTKPIRLFKPKEYYAVTKQLRDDLLDPKFGKVHSATYKVMSNWGTPGITNLIGTTGMVPIRNWQQCGIDPKFSRLVHSWNTEHGTRRESCFSCPVHCHSAYAVKDGYPTRGGGPEYETTTALGHKCDVTDDRAVLKLNSMCNDYGLDTVEFGALCSTLMELRERNIIDRDYLNGLDMQFGNADAMIELMPQVVFRKGLGKTLADGPWRVCKRLGEEALHSCYHQKGMCATGVETRSTIGSMLQFAVSPRGSHHLNGLPTAEWVNIPDIAIKVAGYKEAGDVRSYHPQAKANLVKYYEDMFFLSDSLGICKFNFGHLAYWHDSGKDLDYMYDQIIKSIYYATGIQYTVKELFQIFDRSNQIERASIVMRGCRRKDDQPNWKCLHESCPGQHPVGPIPLPPIDSKKYNRVLDAYYEARGWDKETGIPKTRQLKKRGLDFVAQKMNAALPHA